The proteins below come from a single Biomphalaria glabrata chromosome 10, xgBioGlab47.1, whole genome shotgun sequence genomic window:
- the LOC106053638 gene encoding uncharacterized protein LOC106053638 isoform X1 produces the protein MCSHLLYVLNDDERFVPVALHQDFNGESGICYQTHSDVNKTPLSSVVCEKNTDHSLFKDLGTLSVEHLPKSYQHEDILALIKSVADLAVLIHVPVLNQAGLYWQGTGRVEDAFIFKENTICQCKKCQLSENPSKAWGKVQIVTSTKLPTACRYVDNIKCTLFHDDEEKTENLAYLFGDAYIFNEGGVCKFYCYTCDMDLLNKLDAYLDTFESKWTSAFVKYFETVKSAEERLLVMICHPHGCKKYVSIGKWCKLRPSVKFEAASCPGCEGSFLLIPNFDVNDDDYC, from the exons ATGTGTTCACATTTATTGTATGTATTGAATGACGATGAACGATTTGTCCCTGTTGCTCTTCACCAAGATTTCAATG gtgaaAGCGGTATTTGCTACCAGACACATAGTGATGTTAATAAGACACCTCTTAGCAGTGTTGTCTGTGAAAAAAACACTGACCATAGTCTTTTTAAGGACCTTGGAACCTTATCGGTTGAACACTTACCTAAAAGTTACCAGCATGAGGATATCCTTGCTCTTATCAAATCAGTAGCTGATTTGGCTGTTTTGATTCATGTACCTGTGTTGAATCAAGCTGGACTTTACTGGCAGGGAACGGGCAGAGTTGAGGATGCCttcattttcaaagaaaacaccaTATGTCAGTGCAAAAAATGCCAATTATCTGAAAACCCAAGCAAGGCATGGGGCAAAGTTCAGATAGTCACATCCACAAAACTACCCACTGCTTGTAGGTATGTGGATAATATTAAATGCACACTATTTCACGATGATGAAGAGAAAACAGAAAATCTAGCTTACTTATTTGGAGATGCCTACATTTTTAACGAAGGAGGTGTTTGCAAATTCTATTGCTACACCTGTGACATGGACCTGTTGAATAAATTGGATGCTTACCTAGATACCTTTGAAAGCAAGTGGACTTCTGCTTTTGTCAAATACTTTGAAACAGTCAAGAGTGCAGAAGAAAGGCTGTTGGTCATGATCTGTCATCCTCATGGATGCAAAAAGTATGTATCAATAGGAAAGTGGTGCAAACTGAGGCCCAGTGTCAAATTTGAAGCAGCATCATGTCCAGGATGTGAAGGGTCTTTCTTGTTGATTCCAAACTTTGACGTTAACGATGATGACTATTGCTAA
- the LOC106053638 gene encoding uncharacterized protein LOC106053638 isoform X2, giving the protein MFGESGICYQTHSDVNKTPLSSVVCEKNTDHSLFKDLGTLSVEHLPKSYQHEDILALIKSVADLAVLIHVPVLNQAGLYWQGTGRVEDAFIFKENTICQCKKCQLSENPSKAWGKVQIVTSTKLPTACRYVDNIKCTLFHDDEEKTENLAYLFGDAYIFNEGGVCKFYCYTCDMDLLNKLDAYLDTFESKWTSAFVKYFETVKSAEERLLVMICHPHGCKKYVSIGKWCKLRPSVKFEAASCPGCEGSFLLIPNFDVNDDDYC; this is encoded by the exons ATGTTtg gtgaaAGCGGTATTTGCTACCAGACACATAGTGATGTTAATAAGACACCTCTTAGCAGTGTTGTCTGTGAAAAAAACACTGACCATAGTCTTTTTAAGGACCTTGGAACCTTATCGGTTGAACACTTACCTAAAAGTTACCAGCATGAGGATATCCTTGCTCTTATCAAATCAGTAGCTGATTTGGCTGTTTTGATTCATGTACCTGTGTTGAATCAAGCTGGACTTTACTGGCAGGGAACGGGCAGAGTTGAGGATGCCttcattttcaaagaaaacaccaTATGTCAGTGCAAAAAATGCCAATTATCTGAAAACCCAAGCAAGGCATGGGGCAAAGTTCAGATAGTCACATCCACAAAACTACCCACTGCTTGTAGGTATGTGGATAATATTAAATGCACACTATTTCACGATGATGAAGAGAAAACAGAAAATCTAGCTTACTTATTTGGAGATGCCTACATTTTTAACGAAGGAGGTGTTTGCAAATTCTATTGCTACACCTGTGACATGGACCTGTTGAATAAATTGGATGCTTACCTAGATACCTTTGAAAGCAAGTGGACTTCTGCTTTTGTCAAATACTTTGAAACAGTCAAGAGTGCAGAAGAAAGGCTGTTGGTCATGATCTGTCATCCTCATGGATGCAAAAAGTATGTATCAATAGGAAAGTGGTGCAAACTGAGGCCCAGTGTCAAATTTGAAGCAGCATCATGTCCAGGATGTGAAGGGTCTTTCTTGTTGATTCCAAACTTTGACGTTAACGATGATGACTATTGCTAA